A genomic stretch from Chaetodon auriga isolate fChaAug3 chromosome 17, fChaAug3.hap1, whole genome shotgun sequence includes:
- the slc39a4 gene encoding zinc transporter ZIP4 isoform X1: protein MFFSALLILAGSGLFGSVSASPAVEEAYMAVVSVVSTGQQRLTEESLRSLFNTLEERVQCGEVPCEKCDLTDAVHQLISNHSVHGEDETGKAEKNLTISVSQFPALAAGSVLYLSSPGLVCNATRQGRWREETELFLHKITHEEHHEHEESEPHQSHEHEHIDSDGLKVLFHELQHHYEALNSESCVTVSDIMTEVNASSPDQRPEVGAVLGRVLYHALQGRCFVSLSLPEESFFLDYILDRLGSENFTVGDLEALMTSLNLGHDAAEHDHDHDHDHDHDHSALRRRKRSSHEHHEGHEGNTTWDELCFSAEELVQIYGLTDNVSASSGLGRSGLARLSPALVQQILSGACAHITAPLTADGLTEAERYLYATIANVVITLASMLGITVLLCTSCSGVFQLCIQFCISLAVGSLTGDALLHLLPMFLGLHVHGATSEAHSHDHEETPDYLYKMLVVIGGIYFFYLMETIFSLVTYKNNHHHHQHHHGEESEPHHCDHGRVLEMYQQERKQRDKLQSASKADLVDQEDGDISLPEPKERSREQRLLPYMITIGDGIHNFADGLAMGAAFSLSWRSGLATSLAVLCHEIPHELGDFAILLHSGMSVRRALLLNVGSAMTSFVGMYIALSVATDVATKQWIAAITAGLFLYVGLADMLPTMVHISNKKPWLMFLLQNVGLLTGWAILLLLSLYEDKISF, encoded by the exons ATGTTTTTCTCCGCGCTGCTGATTCTCGCCGGTTCGGGTTTGTTCGGTTCTGTTTCGGCTTCTCCCGCTGTGGAGGAAGCGTACATGGCGGTGGTTAGCGTCGTGTCTACGGGCCAGCAGCGTCTGACTGAGGAGTCTCTGCGCTCCCTCTTTAATACACTGGAGGAACGTGTGCAGTGCGGCGAAGTGCCGTGTGAAAAG TGTGACCTAACGGACGCCGTCCACCAGCTCATCAGCAATCACTCCGTCCACGGAGAGGATGAAactggaaaagcagaaaaaaacctAACCATCAGCGTGTCTCAGTTCCCCGCTCTCGCTGCCGGAAGCGTCCTGTACCTTTCATCTCCCGGCCTGGTCTGTAACGCCACAAGGcaggggagatggagagaggagaccGAACTCTTCCTGCATAAAATCACACACGAGGAGCACCATGAGCATGAAGAGAGCGAGCCGCACCAGAGCCATGAACACGAGCACATAGACAGTGACGGATTAAAGGTGCTGTTTCACGAGCTTCAGCACCATTATGAGGCCTTAAACAGTGAG AGCTGTGTAACAGTCAGTGACATCATGACAGAGGTCAACGCATCATCACCAGACCAGAGACCCGAAGTGGGTGCAGTTTTGGGTCGCGTGCTGTATCACGCCCTGCAGGGTCGCTGCTTCGTTAGCCTTTCGCTGCCTGAGGAGAGCTTCTTCCTGGACTACATCCTGGACCGTCTGGGTTCGGAGAACTTCACTGTTGGAG ATTTGGAGGCTCTCATGACGAGTCTGAACCTCGGACATGACGCAGCGGAGcacgaccacgaccacgaccacgATCACGATCACGATCATAGTGCTTTAagacggaggaagaggagcagccaTGAACACCACGAGGGGCATGAAGGAAACACCACCTGGGACGAG CTCTGCTTCTCCGCTGAAGAGCTGGTCCAGATCTACGGTCTGACAGACAACGTCTCGGCCTCCTCTGGCCTGGGTCGGTCCGGCTTGGCTCGGCTCAGCCCTGCGCTCGTCCAGCAGATCCTGAGCGGAGCCTGCGCACACATCACAGCACCGCTGACGGCAGACGGGCTCACCGAGGCCGAGa gaTACCTCTATGCAACCATTGCCAATGTGGTGATAACTCTGGCGTCCATGCTTGGcatcacagtgctgctgtgtacCTCCTGCAGCGGTGTGTTCCAGTTGTGCATCCAGTTCTGCATCAGCCTGGCTGTAGGTTCACTGACTGGAGATGCATTGCTGCACCTGCTACCAATG TTTCTGGGTTTACACGTGCATGGAGCCACCAGCGAAGCGCATTCACATGACCACGAAGAGACTCCAGACTACCTTTACAAGATGTTGGTCGTGATCGGCGGGATCTACTTCTTTTATCTGATGGAAACGATCTTCTCTCTGGTCacatacaaaaataatcatcaccatcatcaacatcatcatggG GAAGAATCAGAGCCTCACCACTGTGACCATGGGAGGGTTTTAGAGATGTATCaacaggagaggaagcagagggacAAGTTGCAGTCGGCATCAAAAGCAGACCTG GTTGACCAGGAAGACGGCGACATATCACTCCCGGAGCCGAAAGAACGCAGCAGAG AACAGCGTCTGCTGCCTTACATGATAACTATCGGTGATGGGATCCACAACTTTGCAGACGGCTTAGCAATGGGCGCAGCTTTCTCCCTGTCCTGGAGGTCTGGTCTGGCTACGTCACTGGCTGTACTCTGCCATGAAATACCGCATGAActgg GTGATTTTGCCATTTTGCTCCACAGTGGCATGTCTGTCCGCAGGGCTTTGCTTTTGAACGTCGGCAGCGCCATGACCTCGTTCGTGGGCATGTACATCGCTCTGTCTGTAGCCACGGACGTGGCGACCAAACAGTGGATAGCCGCCATCACTGCAGGACTCTTCCTGTATGTGGGGCTGGCCGACATG CTCCCCACCATGGTCCACATCAGCAACAAGAAACCCTGGCTGatgttcctgctgcagaacGTCGGCCTTCTGACCGGATGGGctattctgctgctgctgtcgctTTATGAAGACAAAATCAGCTTCTAA
- the recql4 gene encoding ATP-dependent DNA helicase Q4: MQKFQLKGERFGGGGGFFGRGRRGGFRGGFSRQGDTCYKCGGTGHWAMECKGPAPPPPVSEDPPAEEEPFELPTLEEVARATGTLQSQPLMASPSNNEEQPHQEKEVDSERKDEVLLNVIRPDYERPAPPPPMEPLYDVSDDGKVQATPAEVYAALRDLGYQSFRPGQEEAIMRILSGLSTLVVLSTGMGKSLCYQLPAYLYAQRSKCITLVISPLVSLMDDQLSGLPASLKAACIHSNMTMKQREAAIEKVKSGQVCVLLLSPEALVGGSGSGSGCLPSAQELPPVAFACIDEAHCVSEWSHNFRPCYLRLCKVLRERLGVQCLLGLTATATLSTALDIAQHLDIADQDGIAVRSAAVPPNLHLSVSLDREKDQALVSLLKGDRFGCLDSIIVYCTRREETVRVAALLRTCLQGVLIRKPLKWQAEMYHAGLSASERRRVQNNFMCGELRIVVATVAFGMGLDKSDVRGIIHYNMPKSFESYVQEIGRAGRDGEPAHCHLFLDPEGGDLHELRRHIYADTVDYYTVKKLVQKVFPPCKCKQIHQKQVELVKEEEGSDWPRERVCHTHERAIPIQETVEALDITEEGVETLLCYLELHPQRFVELLHPTLSVCKVSCYDGPRQLQKLTKICPPVAVVLARRRMAGERVEKCDQLEFDVVEVADTMGWQLSLVKRGLRQLQWSTGRAGGRSGVHVEFSSISFYFRSYGDLSDEEMDRVCRFLHDRVQSQEGTQLYQLTACFKAFKSVAFHSVSSCLDDLDESRSLHLKSLLSEYFDKRRDRSLTLAPVDLDELDKYKLLDWENQIRADIRSFLSNRSDEKFSGRAVARIFHGIGSPCYPAQTYGRDRRYWRKYIQFDFNQLIRLATQEIIRFK; encoded by the exons ATGCAGAAGTTCCAGCTGAAAGGCGAACGTtttggtggaggtggtggattCTTTGGCCGAGGAAGGAGAGGTGGATTCAGAGGGGGGTTCAGTCGCCAAGGTGACACCTGCTACAAGTGTGGAGGGACCGGACACTGGGCCATGGAATGCAAAGGACCAG cccctccccctcctgttTCTGAGGACCCACCTGCTGAAGAGGAGCCGTTCGAGCTGCCCACCCTGGAGGAGGTTGCTCGGGCGACAGGGACACTGCAGTCTCAGCCACTGA TGGCATCTCCCAGTAACAACGAGGAGCAGCCACACCAAGAAAAGGAGGTGGACAGTGAGCGTAAAGACGAGGTGTTGCTGAATGTGATCCGTCCTGACTATGAGCGTCCCGCTCCTCCACCGCCAATGGAACCACTTTATGATGTCAGCGATGATGGGAAAGTCCAGG CAACACCTGCTGAGGTGTACGCAGCTCTGAGAGACCTTGGCTATCAGTCGTTTAGACCAGGACAAGAGGAAGCCATCATGAGGATCCTGTCAG GTCTGTCCACCCTCGTGGTGTTGTCCACAGGGATGGGTAAATCGTTATGCTATCAGCTCCCAGCCTACCTGTATGCACAGCGATCAAAGTGCATCACTTTGGTCATTTCACCTCTAGTCTCACTAATGGATGACCAG ctgtctGGCCTGCCAGCCAGTCTGAAGGCAGCCTGCATCCACTCCAACATGAcgatgaaacagagagaagctgcGATAGAAAAG gTGAAGTcaggtcaggtgtgtgtgttgctccTCTCTCCAGAGGCTCTGGTTGGTGGAAGTGGTTCAGGTTCAGGGTGTCTGCCCTCTGCTCAGGAGCTCCCTCCTGTGGCCTTCGCCTGTATAGACGAAGCTCACTGTGTCTCAGAGTGGTCACACAACTTTAGACCCTGCTACCTAAGACTCTGTAAG GTACTAAGGGAGCGTTTGGGCGTGCAGTGCTTGCTGGGACTCACAGCTACAGCCACGCTGTCCACTGCTCTGGACATCGCACAACATCTGGACATCGCTGATCAAGACGGCATCGCAGTCCGATCTGCAGCAGTGCCTCCTAacctgcatctgtctgtgtccttGGATAGAGAAAAGGATCAG GCTCTAGTGTCCTTGTTGAAAGGCGATCGTTTTGGCTGCCTGGACTCCATCATTGTTTACTGCaccaggagagaggagacggtTCGTGTGGCGGCGCTGCTCAGGACCTGCCTGCAGGGGGTGCTg ATCCGTAAGCCTCTGAAATGGCAGGCGGAGATGTACCACGCCGGCTTGTCGGCGTCAGAGCGTCGTCGTGTCCAGAACAATTTCATGTGTGGCGAGCTCAGAATCGTGGTGGCCACCGTGGCGTTTGGCATGGGCCTCGACAAGTCTGACGTCCGTGGTATTATCCACTACAACATGCCCAAG agctttGAGAGCTACGTTCAGGAGATTGGGAGGGCAGGAAGAGACGGAGAACCAGCTCACTGTCACCTCTTTCTGGACCCTGAg gGTGGAGACCTCCATGAGCTCCGACGTCACATCTACGCAGACACAGTGGATTACTACACAGTCAAGAAGCTGGTGCAGAAAGTTTTCCCTCCGTGCAAATGTAAACAGATACACCAGAAACAAGTGGAACTTGTAAag gaagaggagggcagtGATTGGCCCAGAGAGCGAGTGTGCCACACGCATGAGAGAGCGATTCCCATCCAAGAAACTGTGGAGGCTCTGGACATCACAGAGGAAG GTGTGGAGACGCTGCTCTGCTATCTGGAGCTGCATCCTCAGCGCTTTGTTGAACTTCTCCACCCcacgctgtctgtctgtaaagTCAGCTGCTACGATGGACCGCGACAGCTCCAGAAACTCACGAAAAT ctgCCCTCCGGTTGCTGTCGTGTTAGCCAGAAGGCGGATGGCAGGCGAGCGAGTAGAAAAGTGTGATCAACTGGAGTTTGATGTTGTCGAGGTTGCGGACACTATGGGATGGCAGCTTTCTCTCGTGAAGAGGGGACTCAGACAGCTGCAGTGGAGCACTGGTAGAG ctggcGGGCGGAGCGGTGTCCACGTGGAGTTCTCATCCATATCCTTCTACTTCCGTTCCTACGGCGACCTCAGCGAtgaggagatggacagagttTGTCGGTTCCTCCACGATCGAGTGCAGAGCCAAGAGGGGACGCAGCTCTACCAGCTGACCGCCTGCTTCAAGGCCTTCAAAAG tgttgcGTTCCACAGCGTGTCGTCCTGCCTCGATGATTTGGATGAGAGTCGCAGCCTCCACCTGAAAAGTCTTCTCTCTGAGTACTTCGACAAGAGGCGAGACCGCAGCCTCACACTCGCACCAGTGGACCTGGACGAGCTCGACAAATATAAG tTGTTGGACTGGGAGAATCAGATCAGAGCGGACATCAGAAGTTTCCTCAGCAACCGCAGCGATGAGAAATTCTCTGGAAGAGCCGTTGCCAGAATCTTCCACGGCATCG GAAGTCCTTGTTATCCTGCTCAGACCTACGGCAGGGACCGACGCTACTGGAGAAAGTACATCCAGTTTGATTTCAACCAGCTCATCAGACTGGCCACTCAGGAGATCATTCGCTTCAAGTGA
- the LOC143335283 gene encoding CD59 glycoprotein-like, with protein MAAECDGLTGELRRRAMTPHRLSSAVGERRGLRHTTLTVLPATMRSCVVFCLAVSFAMFGFGRSLKCYSCPDGSSGSCEVQQECNQGEDSCLKLTSGETTYTRCMRYADCDFMTLAARYALPDFTFTCCQSKLCNGQEKSAFQKFKEFFG; from the exons atggcagcag AGTGTGACGGGCTGACGGGTGAGCTGAGGCGGCGTGCCATGACTCCACACCGCCTCAGCTCAGCCGTCGGAGAGCGACGAGGACTCCGCCACACT acGTTGACGGTGCTTCCAGCCACGATGAGGAGCTGTGTGGTGTTTTGCCTGGCTGTCAGCTTTGCCATGTTTGGCTTTG GCCGCTCTCTGAAGTGTTACTCCTGCCCTGATGGCTCCTCCGGCAGCTGCGAAGTCCAGCAGGAGTGTAACCAGGGTGAAGACAGCTGCCTCAAACTCACCAGCGGTG AAACGACCTACACTCGCTGTATGAGGTACGCAGACTGTGACTTTATGACTCTGGCTGCCAGATATGCCCTCCCTGActtcaccttcacctgctgtcagtcaaaactCTGCAATGGCCAAGAAAAAAGTGCATTTCAGAAGTTTAAGGAATTCTTCGGTTAG
- the LOC143335286 gene encoding uncharacterized protein LOC143335286 has translation MDRYNEVKLLLKRWEQGFVNQHQKKPNKEDIDQAPEETRRLYKEYRSLKQAKENGGGDTAGRHAEQPRSTAEAHKAQKESDCWGAHLNRSALPLSSPTLTPQDRDSLKASAQYYGLKLKNNLATLSKDRPVSLRKSVLPGRVPLNSLKDGQTGQTNSPVSATAKTASTEPESSLFSPRSFKPSLESLTSSALKPVQPEEPFEPFESVRESSEDPASAASSCSSSSSSSSSSSSSTMSSKSNTSKIMTSQNPNGYNLAPSSARSSALLSSLSSADSVGTSRGDEGARAKLNESIGTSADKTENDETLGTQNKGIGSAGAGTSVGSRECPQVLGGVRGEMGGRGAGGRPSPASRLCFVDRKWLERCQVFGEMGADVKPGAGNQEVDLEKMGRERGRETEGKIQGDERVGKEEMDAAGARREAIELGRDEGFKSITGDRIVSDSGRKPTQQRTGRRRGGGGEDIANKAGGEEMEGGLTPPPALEDDNEASHKSKGTKKKGRKRQREGENMGGEATEEGGPKKRRRNAKKKEEGSDVNPSSAQEGGKKRRAKKKGDEDGEPEDKKETKGPKKVPQENLLGEIEEEYGTKRMYHTQPVRARSMKGAEGNFVKINLKKKSHVKGYALRGVGLRKQVRFVCL, from the exons ATGGATCGTTACAATGAGGTGAAACTTCTGTTGAAAAGATGGGAGCAGGGGTTTGTCAACCAGCACCAGAAGAAACCAAACAAG GAGGACATTGATCAGGCTCCAGAGGAGACCAGGA GGCTATACAAAGAATACAGAAGTTTGAAACAAGCCAAAGAAAACGGCGGCGGTGATACTGCAGGCAGACATGCTGAACAGCCCAGATCTACAGCTGAAGCCCACAAGGCCCAGAAG GAGTCAGACTGTTGGGGTGCCCATCTGAACCGCAGTGCACTTCCTTTATCTTCTCCCACACTGACACCCCAGGACAGAGACAGTCTGAAGGCCTCTGCTCAGTACTATGGCTTAAAGCTTAAAAACAACCTGGCTACACTCAGTAAG GACAGACCTGTTTCACTGAGGAAGTCGGTCCTACCCGGTCGGGTGCCTCTAAACTCTTTGAAAGATGGACAgactggacagacaaacagcccCGTCTCTGCCACTGCCAAGACTGCTTCCACTGAACCTGAGTCCAGCCTTTTCTCACCAAG AAGTTTTAAGCCGTCACTGGAGTCCTTAACTTCATCAGCACTCAAACCAGTGCAGCCTGAAGAACCATTTGAACCCTTTGAATCTGTCAGAGAGTCCTCTGAAGACCCTGCAAGTGCTGCCAgcagttgtagtagtagtagtagtagtagtagtagtagtagtagtagtactatgAGTAGTAAGAGTAATACTAGTAAAATTATGACATCACAAAATCCAAATGGCTATAATTTAGCTCCCTCTTCAGCCAGATCTTCTGCCCTGTTGTCATCGTTATCTTCTGCAGATAGTGTAGGAACTtcaagaggagatgaaggagccAGAGCCAAGTTAAATGAAAGTATAGGAACTtcagcagacaaaacagaaaatgatgaaacttTAGGAACTCAAAACAAGGGTATTGGTTCTGCAGGTGCTGGAACTTCAGTTGGCTCGAGAGAATGCCCACAAGTTCTTGGAGGTGTCAGAGGAGAAATGGGAGGTAGAGGCGCTGGAGGAAGGCCATCTCCTGCCAGCAGACTGTGCTTTGTTGATAGGAAGTGGCTAGAGAGGTGTCAGGTGTTTGGAGAGATGGGGGCTGATGTGAAGCCTGGAGCAGGCAACCAGGAGGTAGATCTGGAGAAAAtggggagagaaaggggaagagaaacagagggtaAAATACAAGGAGATGAAAGAGTTGGGAAAGAAGAAATGGATGCAGCAGGAGCAAGAAGAGAGGCCATAGAGTTGGGAAGAGATGAAGGGTTTAAGAGCATTACTGGTGACAGAATAGTTAGTGATAGTGGACGGAAACCTACTCAACAACGCActggaagaaggagaggaggaggaggggaagacaTAGCAAACAAGGCAGGAGGTGAGGAGATGGAAGGAGGACTGACACCACCTCCAGCGCTAGAAGACGACAATGAAGCGAGTCACAAATCCAAAGGTACAAAAaagaaggggaggaaaaggcagagagagggagagaacatGGGGGGAGAGgcgacagaggagggaggaccGAAGAAGAGGCGTAGGAATgccaaaaagaaagaggagggcTCTGACGTAAACCCCAGCTCAGCTCaagaaggagggaagaaaaggagagccAAGAAAAAGggagatgaagatggagagcCGGAGGACAAGAAGGAAACAAAGGGGCCAAAAAAG GTTCCTCAGGAGAACTTGTTAGGAGAAATAGAGGAGGAATATGGAACCAAGAGGATGTACCACACTCAGCCTGTCAGAGCCAG GAGCATGAAGGGTGCAGAGGGTAACTTCGTGAAGATAAATCTGAAGAAGAAATCTCATGTGAAAGGATACGCACTCCGAGGTGTCGGTCTACGCAAACAggtgaggtttgtgtgtttgtga
- the cndp2 gene encoding cytosolic non-specific dipeptidase gives MAHLTELFKYVDEHQDLYVKRLADWVEVQSVSAWPEKRGEIKRMMEMAAKDIERLGGTVELVDIGKQKLPSEEEIPLPPIILGRLGSDPGKKTVCIYGHLDVQPASIDDGWDTEPFTLVEKDGKLFGRGSTDDKGPVLAWFNCIEAYQKIQQELPINIKFCFEGMEESGSEGLDELVFARKDTFFKDVDYVCISDNYWLGKTKPCITYGLRGICYFFIEVECGCKDLHSGVFGGSVHEAMTDLIALMGSLVDKRGKILIPGMYDNVAPLTEEETKLYEKIEFDLDEYCNDVGVGKLLHDTKEQILMHRWRYPSLSLHGIEGAFSEAGAKTVIPRKVIGKFSIRLVPDMDPKVVEKQVVDYLQKKFAELGSPNKLKLNLGHGARAWVSDFNHPHYMAGRKAMKTVFGVEPDLTREGGSIPVTLTFQEATGRNVMLLPVGSSDDGAHSQNEKINRTNYIQGIKMLGAYFHEVSQLE, from the exons ATGGCCCATCTCACAGAGCTTTTCAAGTATGTGGACGAACACCAGGATCTGTATGTGAAG CGCCTCGCAGACTGGGTGGAAGTCCAGAGTGTGTCTGCTTGGCCAGAGAAGCGTGGAGAGATCAAGAGGATGATGGAGATGGCAGCCAAGGACATTGAGAGGCTGGGGGGAACAGTGGAGTTGGTGGACATTGGCAAACAGAAG cttCCCTCTGAAGAGGAGATTCCCCTGCCGCCTATTATCCTGGGTCGTCTGGGGTCAGACCCGGGCAAGAAGACCGTGTGTATCTACGGCCACCTTGATGTCCAGCCAGCCAGTATAGACGATGGCTGGGACACAGAGCCTTTCACTCTGGTGGAAAAAGATG GTAAGCTCTTTGGAAGAGGTTCTACTGATGACAAGGGTCCCGTGTTGGCCTGGTTTAACTGCATTGAGGCTTACCAAAAGATCCAGCAG GAGCTTCCCATCAACATCAAATTCTGCTTCGAGGGGATGGAGGAGTCTGGGTCTGAGGGTCTGGATGAACTGGTGTTTGCTCGAAAAGACACTTTCTTTAAAGACGTGGACTACGTCTGCATCTCTGACAACTATTGGCTGGGCAAGACCAAACCCTGCATCACCTACGGTCTGAGAGGAATCTGCTACTTCTTCATCGAG GTGGAGTGTGGCTGCAAAGATCTGCACTCAGGGGTGTTTGGAGGCTCTGTTCACGAAGCCATGACCGACCTGATTGCACTTATGG GCTCCCTGGTTGACAAAAGAGGGAAGATTTTGATTCCGGGCATGTATGACAACGTGGCCCCTCTgacggaggaggagacaaagctGTATGAGAAAATTGAATTTGACTTGGATGAATACTGCAACGACGTTGGAGTTGGAAAGCTGCTGCATGACACCAAG GAGCAAATCCTCATGCACCGCTGGAGGtatccatctctttctcttcatggCATTGAGGGAGCGTTCTCTGAAGCAGGGGCCAAGACTGTGATCCCCCGCAAGGTCATCGGCAAGTTCTCCATCCGCCTCGTCCCCGACATGGACCCCAAAGTTGTGGAGAAGCAG GTTGTGGATTACCTGCAGAAGAAGTTTGCTGAATTGGGAAGCCCCAACAAACTGAAATTGAACTTGGGCCACGGAGCGAGGGCCTGGGTCTCTGACTTCAACCACCCACATTACATGGCTGGTCGAAAGGCCATGAAGACAG TCTTTGGTGTGGAGCCTGACCTGACCCGTGAGGGTGGGAGCATCCCCGTCACCCTGACCTTCCAGGAGGCCACAGGACGTAACGTCATGCTGCTCCCTGTTGGATCCTCTGATGATGGAGCTCACTCCCAGAATGAAAAGATCAACAG GACCAACTACATTCAGGGGATCAAGATGCTCGGTGCATACTTCCACGAGGTCTCCCAGCTGGAATGA
- the slc39a4 gene encoding zinc transporter ZIP4 isoform X2, with protein sequence MFFSALLILAGSGLFGSVSASPAVEEAYMAVVSVVSTGQQRLTEESLRSLFNTLEERVQCGEVPCEKCDLTDAVHQLISNHSVHGEDETGKAEKNLTISVSQFPALAAGSVLYLSSPGLVCNATRQGRWREETELFLHKITHEEHHEHEESEPHQSHEHEHIDSDGLKVLFHELQHHYEALNSESCVTVSDIMTEVNASSPDQRPEVGAVLGRVLYHALQGRCFVSLSLPEESFFLDYILDRLGSENFTVGDLEALMTSLNLGHDAAEHDHDHDHDHDHDHSALRRRKRSSHEHHEGHEGNTTWDELCFSAEELVQIYGLTDNVSASSGLGRSGLARLSPALVQQILSGACAHITAPLTADGLTEAERYLYATIANVVITLASMLGITVLLCTSCSGVFQLCIQFCISLAVGSLTGDALLHLLPMFLGLHVHGATSEAHSHDHEETPDYLYKMLVVIGGIYFFYLMETIFSLVTYKNNHHHHQHHHGEESEPHHCDHGRVLEMYQQERKQRDKLQSASKADLFQVDQEDGDISLPEPKERSREQRLLPYMITIGDGIHNFADGLAMGAAFSLSWRSGLATSLAVLCHEIPHELGDFAILLHSGMSVRRALLLNVGSAMTSFVGMYIALSVATDVATKQWIAAITAGLFLYVGLADMLPTMVHISNKKPWLMFLLQNVGLLTGWAILLLLSLYEDKISF encoded by the exons ATGTTTTTCTCCGCGCTGCTGATTCTCGCCGGTTCGGGTTTGTTCGGTTCTGTTTCGGCTTCTCCCGCTGTGGAGGAAGCGTACATGGCGGTGGTTAGCGTCGTGTCTACGGGCCAGCAGCGTCTGACTGAGGAGTCTCTGCGCTCCCTCTTTAATACACTGGAGGAACGTGTGCAGTGCGGCGAAGTGCCGTGTGAAAAG TGTGACCTAACGGACGCCGTCCACCAGCTCATCAGCAATCACTCCGTCCACGGAGAGGATGAAactggaaaagcagaaaaaaacctAACCATCAGCGTGTCTCAGTTCCCCGCTCTCGCTGCCGGAAGCGTCCTGTACCTTTCATCTCCCGGCCTGGTCTGTAACGCCACAAGGcaggggagatggagagaggagaccGAACTCTTCCTGCATAAAATCACACACGAGGAGCACCATGAGCATGAAGAGAGCGAGCCGCACCAGAGCCATGAACACGAGCACATAGACAGTGACGGATTAAAGGTGCTGTTTCACGAGCTTCAGCACCATTATGAGGCCTTAAACAGTGAG AGCTGTGTAACAGTCAGTGACATCATGACAGAGGTCAACGCATCATCACCAGACCAGAGACCCGAAGTGGGTGCAGTTTTGGGTCGCGTGCTGTATCACGCCCTGCAGGGTCGCTGCTTCGTTAGCCTTTCGCTGCCTGAGGAGAGCTTCTTCCTGGACTACATCCTGGACCGTCTGGGTTCGGAGAACTTCACTGTTGGAG ATTTGGAGGCTCTCATGACGAGTCTGAACCTCGGACATGACGCAGCGGAGcacgaccacgaccacgaccacgATCACGATCACGATCATAGTGCTTTAagacggaggaagaggagcagccaTGAACACCACGAGGGGCATGAAGGAAACACCACCTGGGACGAG CTCTGCTTCTCCGCTGAAGAGCTGGTCCAGATCTACGGTCTGACAGACAACGTCTCGGCCTCCTCTGGCCTGGGTCGGTCCGGCTTGGCTCGGCTCAGCCCTGCGCTCGTCCAGCAGATCCTGAGCGGAGCCTGCGCACACATCACAGCACCGCTGACGGCAGACGGGCTCACCGAGGCCGAGa gaTACCTCTATGCAACCATTGCCAATGTGGTGATAACTCTGGCGTCCATGCTTGGcatcacagtgctgctgtgtacCTCCTGCAGCGGTGTGTTCCAGTTGTGCATCCAGTTCTGCATCAGCCTGGCTGTAGGTTCACTGACTGGAGATGCATTGCTGCACCTGCTACCAATG TTTCTGGGTTTACACGTGCATGGAGCCACCAGCGAAGCGCATTCACATGACCACGAAGAGACTCCAGACTACCTTTACAAGATGTTGGTCGTGATCGGCGGGATCTACTTCTTTTATCTGATGGAAACGATCTTCTCTCTGGTCacatacaaaaataatcatcaccatcatcaacatcatcatggG GAAGAATCAGAGCCTCACCACTGTGACCATGGGAGGGTTTTAGAGATGTATCaacaggagaggaagcagagggacAAGTTGCAGTCGGCATCAAAAGCAGACCT ATTTCAGGTTGACCAGGAAGACGGCGACATATCACTCCCGGAGCCGAAAGAACGCAGCAGAG AACAGCGTCTGCTGCCTTACATGATAACTATCGGTGATGGGATCCACAACTTTGCAGACGGCTTAGCAATGGGCGCAGCTTTCTCCCTGTCCTGGAGGTCTGGTCTGGCTACGTCACTGGCTGTACTCTGCCATGAAATACCGCATGAActgg GTGATTTTGCCATTTTGCTCCACAGTGGCATGTCTGTCCGCAGGGCTTTGCTTTTGAACGTCGGCAGCGCCATGACCTCGTTCGTGGGCATGTACATCGCTCTGTCTGTAGCCACGGACGTGGCGACCAAACAGTGGATAGCCGCCATCACTGCAGGACTCTTCCTGTATGTGGGGCTGGCCGACATG CTCCCCACCATGGTCCACATCAGCAACAAGAAACCCTGGCTGatgttcctgctgcagaacGTCGGCCTTCTGACCGGATGGGctattctgctgctgctgtcgctTTATGAAGACAAAATCAGCTTCTAA